A genomic region of uncultured Paludibaculum sp. contains the following coding sequences:
- a CDS encoding OmpA family protein, whose product MKLPFTWLASMLLLTGFIHAQSIDIQIELMNQIGTDTSRKGDLISGRVISPPQLQGDMLDGKVTESRSGAKLGGKSVFSFTFDTLRHGGSTIAINSQFKSAINSQGKQDVDEEGRIVRRGTGNVAKVAGGTGIGAVIGGIAGGGKGAAIGSAIGAGASIAMVQIAADAPNIRFAPGSRLLIEANARGGAPLSTLTASQPGPASAPSQTAAAPVAAQPVVTASVAAPAPSPAPPSGPPQSTASGLTPQPEFKSLTPAFVPGEKTLFYDDFTDMSPGDAPPHFKVRGAAPDLQAAGAVRQLLVTSAGSLFPNLKALPKNFTYEADLKFDGVKRAIVSLLLSSSTKEVFHLVTYAGPGQVDLVASLRAPYQELGRKRLPISWADVVRFALWVQNGRMRIFVNGEKQLDFNQVDLPEITKVEFANSSTFPGQSVGYRMVRFAESAPDFSQMITASGRYVTHGILFDTDSDRLKPESAAVIQTIAKGLETNPNLKLRIEGHTDSVGNADHNLDLSRRRAEAVKSVLSAQFGVDSARLTTAGLGATKPLETNDTPQGRSQNRRVEFVRQ is encoded by the coding sequence ATGAAACTGCCATTCACATGGCTGGCATCGATGTTGCTGCTTACGGGCTTCATCCACGCCCAATCCATAGACATTCAGATAGAGCTCATGAATCAGATCGGCACGGACACCAGCCGGAAGGGCGATCTGATCTCCGGTCGTGTTATCTCGCCGCCGCAGCTGCAAGGCGACATGTTGGATGGGAAGGTCACCGAATCACGCTCCGGTGCGAAGTTGGGCGGGAAGTCGGTATTCTCTTTCACCTTCGACACTCTCCGGCATGGCGGATCCACCATTGCCATCAACTCCCAATTCAAGTCGGCGATCAATTCCCAAGGCAAGCAGGACGTGGACGAGGAGGGTCGCATCGTACGCCGGGGCACAGGCAACGTTGCCAAGGTCGCTGGTGGAACTGGCATCGGTGCCGTGATTGGTGGTATTGCCGGAGGTGGCAAAGGCGCGGCCATTGGCTCCGCCATCGGGGCCGGAGCCTCTATCGCAATGGTGCAGATCGCGGCCGACGCCCCGAACATTCGCTTCGCCCCGGGTAGCCGCTTGCTCATCGAAGCCAACGCCCGCGGCGGTGCGCCTCTTTCGACGCTCACTGCCTCCCAACCCGGCCCCGCCAGTGCTCCGTCCCAGACTGCCGCCGCACCCGTAGCGGCGCAGCCCGTTGTCACCGCGAGCGTGGCCGCTCCGGCGCCTTCGCCGGCCCCGCCGTCTGGCCCGCCGCAGTCGACCGCCTCCGGCTTGACGCCCCAGCCTGAGTTTAAGTCGCTCACCCCCGCCTTCGTGCCCGGCGAGAAGACGCTCTTCTACGACGACTTCACGGATATGAGCCCAGGCGACGCGCCGCCCCACTTCAAGGTCCGCGGAGCCGCACCCGACCTGCAGGCCGCCGGCGCCGTTCGGCAACTGCTGGTGACCAGCGCCGGCTCCCTCTTTCCAAACCTCAAGGCACTTCCGAAGAATTTCACGTACGAAGCCGATTTAAAGTTTGATGGGGTGAAGCGGGCCATCGTCTCCCTGCTCCTCTCTTCCAGTACCAAGGAAGTCTTCCACCTGGTCACTTACGCGGGGCCAGGCCAGGTGGACCTGGTGGCATCCCTTCGGGCGCCGTACCAGGAACTGGGCCGGAAGCGTCTACCCATCAGTTGGGCCGACGTCGTACGTTTCGCCCTTTGGGTTCAGAACGGGCGAATGCGAATCTTTGTGAACGGCGAGAAGCAGCTCGATTTCAATCAGGTCGATCTCCCGGAGATCACCAAAGTCGAATTTGCGAACAGCTCGACCTTCCCTGGGCAATCGGTCGGCTACCGAATGGTCCGCTTCGCTGAATCGGCGCCTGACTTCAGCCAGATGATCACCGCCTCCGGCCGCTATGTCACCCACGGGATCCTCTTTGATACCGACAGTGACCGGCTGAAGCCCGAATCCGCCGCAGTCATCCAGACCATTGCCAAGGGGCTCGAGACGAACCCAAATCTGAAGCTGCGCATTGAGGGCCACACTGATTCGGTAGGCAACGCGGACCACAATCTCGATCTCTCCCGGCGTCGTGCCGAAGCGGTGAAGAGCGTGCTCTCCGCCCAGTTTGGCGTCGACTCCGCGCGTCTCACCACCGCCGGCTTGGGCGCGACGAAACCACTCGAGACCAACGACACTCCACAGGGCCGGTCACAGAACCGCCGCGTCGAGTTCGTCCGGCAGTAG